The following are encoded together in the Dickeya lacustris genome:
- the ccdA gene encoding type II toxin-antitoxin system antitoxin CcdA, with protein MKHRVSVTVDKDNYQVLSAAGVNISGLVNDAIGKEARRIKAEEWKKENREGMEEVARFIAQHGSFADENRNW; from the coding sequence ATGAAACACCGCGTCAGCGTTACCGTGGACAAAGACAATTATCAGGTTCTGAGTGCTGCCGGAGTCAACATTTCCGGGCTGGTGAATGATGCCATTGGCAAAGAAGCCCGCCGCATCAAGGCTGAGGAGTGGAAGAAGGAAAACCGCGAAGGGATGGAAGAAGTCGCCCGATTTATCGCACAGCATGGCTCCTTTGCGGATGAAAACAGGAACTGGTGA
- the dicD gene encoding division control transcriptional repressor DicD, with translation MQREQVLEQALVLLEQSGFANITAEKLAQQLGISMEALTPFWPDRDALLYDCLRYHSQQISTWRKQVQLDPQLNPRQKLLIRYQRLQDAVRQQRFPGCLFIAACSAYPDPTHPIHQLAEQQKQASFQYTRALLDELQTDDADMVAQQLELVLEGCLSRLLVKRQLSDVEVAKRLAEDILHMALCRKHGALA, from the coding sequence ATGCAACGGGAACAGGTACTGGAACAGGCGCTGGTGTTGCTGGAACAAAGCGGTTTTGCCAACATCACCGCCGAGAAGCTGGCGCAGCAACTGGGCATCAGTATGGAGGCCTTAACCCCGTTCTGGCCCGATCGCGATGCTTTGCTCTACGATTGCCTGCGCTACCACAGCCAGCAAATTAGTACCTGGCGCAAACAGGTGCAACTTGACCCTCAACTCAACCCCCGGCAAAAGCTCCTGATACGCTATCAGCGCTTGCAGGACGCCGTGCGCCAACAACGCTTTCCCGGCTGCCTGTTTATTGCCGCCTGTAGTGCCTACCCTGACCCGACGCATCCTATCCACCAGCTTGCCGAACAGCAAAAGCAGGCCTCTTTTCAATACACCCGGGCATTACTCGACGAACTGCAAACCGATGACGCCGACATGGTGGCGCAACAGTTAGAGCTGGTACTGGAAGGCTGCCTGAGTCGGTTGCTGGTAAAACGCCAGTTGTCCGACGTGGAGGTGGCGAAACGGCTCGCTGAAGATATCTTGCACATGGCACTGTGCCGTAAACATGGCGCGCTGGCATAG
- the ccdB gene encoding type II toxin-antitoxin system toxin CcdB yields MQFIVYEYKRASHYTMLVDVQSDIVETPKRRMVIPLIESHRLSEKVNKTLFPLISIDGEDYRLMTTELSSVPVEVIGEVIADLGDYADEIKDAINLMFWGI; encoded by the coding sequence ATGCAATTCATTGTTTATGAATATAAACGCGCCAGTCACTACACAATGCTTGTTGATGTACAAAGTGATATTGTCGAGACACCGAAGCGGCGCATGGTCATCCCGCTTATCGAATCACATCGCCTATCCGAGAAAGTGAATAAAACATTGTTCCCTCTGATTAGCATCGACGGCGAAGATTATCGGCTGATGACGACTGAATTATCGAGCGTTCCCGTTGAAGTTATTGGTGAAGTTATTGCGGATCTTGGCGACTACGCGGATGAGATCAAGGATGCTATTAATCTTATGTTTTGGGGGATTTAG